Part of the Zingiber officinale cultivar Zhangliang chromosome 6A, Zo_v1.1, whole genome shotgun sequence genome, CGCTAGGGAGATGGAGCGCCTGTCCGCCAAGGAATCGCTTCTGCTAGCCGTGAGCTCTcttctttgctctcttttgtaCGTTCAACAAGTACCTGTAGAAGATAAAGTTGGACGCTTGTTTTGGATTCTACACCATAAAATAATGACGTTTGTTGACGGAATGGGATGGAACTTAGTGAAAACTATACTGTACGAAGTGTGAATTTCGCTTTCTTGGCGAAATGCGATTTAACCTTGGTAAAAATGTCCCATTCCTTTTCGAAGTTTCCTATGAAAATTCAGATTTTAGTTTTAGGCTTTTTTGGTTGAAAATTCTTGTTTCTACATTAAGAAAATGTAAATCACGCTTGATTATCTGAATGAAACTAGCCCTGCTCAAAATTTTCactcttttaaaatttgaaaGTACAATATGAGGATTTGAGGTGTTTCCCTCCTTTCTGTTGCTTACGTGTCTTCTGTGTTGGaaaaaggaaatttatttttcttgttaTATAACAATATTTAGCTTGTATTTGTTCTTCTGCCGATTTTAAATACTATATACCAAGCTAAAATAGTTTCTCGTTCTTTACATTTTGTCAGTGTATTATCTTTGAAGTGTCTGTGGCTTGATTTATGTAACTATGATATCAGTTCAAGGATGCTGGTGGCTTACAGTCGTTGATCAGTGGGAAGACAACAGAGATGCAGCGGATTGATGTCAATGAGAGAATAGTTGGTCTCGAGCAACTGAATCCCACTGCCCGTCCTACGACGTATGTTTAATTGTAACGAGAGTTTGCAACAGTTGTAAGGATCAGATTTTATCCTTTCAATGTTTGGAATGGATCAACAAAATCATTTACCACCTTATGAGGCAGTTGGTAGAAGGAAGGATAAATAAACTTTCCCTCTTTTGCTTATAGTCAATAACTCAAATTTCTTTTAGCTTATGTCTAACAAATGAATAACTGGTATTTTTACATTTTTGCTTATTGTTTTCTCAGATCACCTTTTTTGGATGGTCGATGGAACTTTGAATGGTTTAGTGCTGGAAGCCCTGCATCATTCGCTGCAAGATTTGTGTTTGAGTAGGATTTTCTTTTTTTGAAATATTACCCTTGAGGTCATACACATGGTGTCTAACCATTTTTGTAGTGAAAAATAATCATATGTGTATCGTTCGCTATTATTTCTAATTCTTTGAGTTGGTTTGTGTTCATATAGATAAGAGGCATCGTAACTATAAAGCATGGTCATGGTATTCTGTAGCAATATAATTGTTGTTGGACACAATCTAatgcaaaatttaatattttcagGAGATCACCTACAACACTAGCCAATTTATTAGGCTTGGATATGCTGTTAAAGGATGGGTACTCAAAGATCACAGCAAATCTTAGGTTTTTGAACTCTGTAAGACCAATGAAATGTCTTCATGTTTAAAGATTTTCACTTTTTATCATGCATATGTACACATCAAGGAATTAACTACCATATATTCCTTCTATTTATGCAGTTAAATGGTCTGAATAAGAGATCGGTGTTTGATATGATGTAATATAATTTTTTCCTTACTACTTTCTTGGTTTCCTCTTGTCTTTGCTAGTGAAAGTTCAGCTTAGATGTGCTGATTTTCTGTGCTTTTAAGATATCACATTAACGCATTATTAAATTCCCCACATTTCTTTTGACTTGGAGTTTTTTCTAATCTTGTTGACATTGATTTTTATGACAGAAATTTCATTTAGAGTttcatttaattttctttatcttttaatatAGACAAGCCATGTATGATGATTAGCATCTCTTGTATTGCATTATTCTTAAAACTAGCAGTAGTATTTGCTAATGAAAAATTGTCATTTGATTTTCTTCTGCTGGCCTTTTGTTCCTAAGTGTTTAAAcaggaattttttaaaagaatttatatttATTGGCCACATTGTATTTTTTTTCCAGAATATTTGTTCCTTTCTCAACAATTTGATGTGCAATTTGTATGCAGATAGAGAGCAAGTTCTTTCTAACCACCAAATTGTCATTAGAAGGTCATATGCGGATGAAAGAAGAGTATGTTGAGGCTTTGTTGGATACACCAACAGTTAGTCAAGAGGTCATACCTGAACAGTTGAAGGGGCCACTTGGACAAGCAACGGGTGCTTTGGAACAACTTCCACTACCAATTAGAGATGCCTTTGCAAACGGAGTGAAGATTCCACTGAGTAATTCCAGTTGAATTAGTAGTTAGTTACAACATCTTTGGAATTTGTttgttaaaatataattaatttgatattataATATGAATATGAGGTATGAAATTTTAGATGTTATGTGGGTCTGTGCCTAAAAGTTTACTTACCCACATGTGGCTATCAGCCAGGTCAATTGTTTTGGAACAACCCCATGCCAGGCTAGGGCAAAAGTTAATCAATTTTGGTTCCAAAGTGCTCTGTCAAATATCTCTTTAgtgttttttttcttattttttttaattcctacAATATCCACACTATATGAGAGTAAAATAGTGTTTCCTTTGACAAGCATAATGATCTTTTTTGTTAGCTGACGACCTTCAATCAGATTGGTTTCCCTATGTTTCCCTTCCCTGGTTAAACATGGATGTTAGGTAGTGTAATGACCCATAGATCCTCATAATTATGGTTCTGAAGGAGGTATttgcaacattttttttttgtgtgtgtgaaTATTGAAGAAATTCCCTATACAACAATGCCAGTTTCTAGATAGTCAAGCTATTTCTTAGCTGCttaatgatgtgtttctatggTTCTAAGTTGAATTTTGAAGGGGCAAGTAACATTATCCAGCTTTTGCCTGATTCACTTGgcacaaatttttctttaaagaCACCAGTAAAATTGTAGCACATTTCTTTGCTATAAATCTAGAGAGAACAGAAATGGAAGAATTTATCTATGAGGACTAAATTTGGAGAACATTATGTAGGTTGGAGATATACACTCAATGCAGCTTTAGATGCCAAAATTTAGAGGAACTAATGTTAGTAACTAGCTCATGTTCACATTCTTGATTCTTGCATCGGAAATCTCTACTGTAAGCATCATTGCATCTTAACTGAGAGTTGTTTTCAGACTTGAACTATGGGAACCTGAGCTCATCTGGTGCAACATTTTCTAGTTAGAATTTCCTAGAGCGTCCATCTCATATATGATTCCATGTATCATACCCTTTGACATCAGAAGACGTGATGTCAAAACATCAGTTAGTAATTTCAAGCACTGCCAGATGTAAAATGAGTTTTGATGTATTATGGAAGTTGCTGTCACAGTTAGAATTTATTTTTCTCTGGAGCTTCAgtatatgtttttatttatgtttctttgaTACACCTCGGTATGGATGTCAACctaattttcatttttattttcaatgTACCTACTACTATCTGATTTTCTGAGATCAACCATCTCACTTCAGGTGGAACTTTTCAACGCCTGTTTATTATCTCCTACTTGGATGATGAAATATTGGTAAGTGATGTGTCATGTTCATAATTTGTTGAGCTTTTCTTTGACTATCATAATTCATACGAACACATTTTTGGAAATACTCGTCTATATTTCAGATCATGTCTTTGATGTCGACCTGACAATTGGTCATTTTGCAAACCCGAGATTTCTAGGCTGACCGTCGTATGCGTttctcgatttatcctggtggccgGTCGAAAACTTCCGTGTGGCCGGGCCGGTCacccagggatagtcaatgagactaattgGGATTATCATTTTGCAAACCCGAGACCTGTGATTATGCTCTTTAGGTTCAGGTTGTTGCATGCTTTCAGCTGGCTCAGTCATCAGTTCTTGCTGTAGTAGTGAAAAGTATCCATTTGTTCGTATATTTCAAGTTCAATAAGCAAACTCCTGCAATATTTTTTAACGACTACTTCCTTTCCCATCTGAATCTGTTACATTCTTCTCATGATTTGCTAACTAAACCTGATAACGCTAAATGTTTTTTTCTGTGCCAAGGCCTTCCTATTTGATACATGGAACATTTGTTCTTGCTAAATGATTTAAACAGATTTAATTTTACCTGTCAATAACACTGAATAAACTATCTGGTTGTCCTTGCCTTCAGATCACAAGGAACTCCGCTGGAGCTCCTGATGTTCTTACAAGATTGGAAAGTTCTCCGGCATCGGCGCCATCAGACAGTGATCTAGGAGCATGAGAGTTGAAATACTTCTGGGAAAGGCACCCTCCTGCTTAATTATTTTGCTTCTACGATCAATATTGTAGGTTAAATATTCTTCCTTTTTTGGTTCAGCAGCAACTAAAACCCTGCTTCTGTTGTTGCATTAATTGTTCTTAGAGCATCATTCTAACCTTTTATTTTCCATATGTGAAAGGGTCTCAAAGTCT contains:
- the LOC121995836 gene encoding probable plastid-lipid-associated protein 13, chloroplastic — its product is MATAFLPGISHSCTNFPPPAPPPEKSRRSVRPSLRRCRSGAGRFRAMVQQQTFQGPPAAYAREMERLSAKESLLLAFKDAGGLQSLISGKTTEMQRIDVNERIVGLEQLNPTARPTTSPFLDGRWNFEWFSAGSPASFAARFVFERSPTTLANLLGLDMLLKDGYSKITANLRFLNSIESKFFLTTKLSLEGHMRMKEEYVEALLDTPTVSQEVIPEQLKGPLGQATGALEQLPLPIRDAFANGVKIPLSGTFQRLFIISYLDDEILITRNSAGAPDVLTRLESSPASAPSDSDLGA